One window of the Lytechinus pictus isolate F3 Inbred chromosome 5, Lp3.0, whole genome shotgun sequence genome contains the following:
- the LOC129261880 gene encoding ileal sodium/bile acid cotransporter-like, whose protein sequence is MEYSLVTTESMMQTTMMNLSMNGTNGNETRGYTGPDLKLATKVIHMIILIFLMISMGCTLNYKDFKKTIRKPAGFFVGMLCQFVLMPLLGFCIALAFKLHAAGALSLLVLACCPGGTLSNLYTYWVDGDVCLSVCMTAVSTAVAIGMMPLNLFIYSRVWTDDKAVIPYVNIVTTLVIILVPVAFGVFLNWWKKWLTKYLTRIGVVCSFICIIVAFAFSIVMNPAFLRAGWKLWFCAAVLPIAGFCMGYGIARLLRQPHKKCRTIAFETGSQNVSLALTLTVITFADSPLFLDMLFYPSLYVCFIYIDSFPLIIGYKIYSYYHSKNRKLDEKEHVDKDVYAEVGDDSDDDDDVDSCKKEEAKKQEMQPMHKNCLNENGQI, encoded by the exons ATGGAGTATTCATTGGTAACCACGGAGTCGATGATGCAGACGACGATGATGAACTTGTCGATGAACGGGACGAATGGAAACGAGACGAGAGGCTACACCGGTCCCGACCTTAAGCTAGCCACCAAGGTCATCCACATGATTATCCTCATCTTTCTCATGATCTCCATGGGATGTACACTGAACTACAAGGATTTTAAAAAGACG ATCCGTAAGCCAGCTGGTTTCTTCGTTGGTATGCTCTGCCAGTTCGTCCTGATGCCCTTGCTTGGATTCTGCATTGCCCTAGCGTTTAAATTGCATGCAGCGGGGGCTCTCTCGCTCCTGGTCCTAGCCTGCTGCCCCGGCGGTACACTCTCGAATCTCTACACCTATTGGGTGGATGGGGATGTTTGTCTCAG CGTATGCATGACAGCAGTGTCCACGGCGGTAGCTATCGGGATGATGCCCCTAAATCTCTTCATCTATAGCCGAGTATGGACGGACGACAAGGCGGTCATCCCGTACGTCAACATCGTCACCACTCTTGTGATCATCCTCGTACCGGTCGCCTTCGGTGTATTCCTCAACTGGTGGAAGAAATGGCTGACGAAGTATCTTACGAGG ATTGGCGTCGTCTGTTCCTTCATTTGCATCATCGTCGCCTTCGCCTTCAGCATCGTAATGAACCCCGCCTTCCTGCGGGCTGGCTGGAAGCTCTGGTTCTGTGCAGCTGTACTTCCCATCGCGGGGTTCTGCATGGGTTACGGCATCGCCCGTCTGCTCCGACAGCCACACAAGAAGTGCCGTACCATCGCCTTCGAGACAGGCTCTCAGAACGTATCGCTGGCCTTGACCCTCACCGTCATCACCTTCGCCGACTCTCCTCTCTTCCTCGACATGCTCTTCTATCCATCCCTCTATGTCTGCTTCATCTACATCGATTCCTTTCCCCTCATCATCGGCTACAAGATCTACTCCTACTACCACAGTAAGAACCGGAAGCTCGACGAGAAGGAACACGTCGACAAGGATGTTTACGCCGAGGTCGGCGACGATTcggacgacgacgacgatgttGATAGTTGTAAGAAAGAGGAAGCTAAGAAGCAGGAAATGCAACCTATGcacaaaaattgtttaaatGAAAATGGACAAATATGA